The window GAGCAGGTAAGGAACACTATATCTTGGGCATTTTGTCGAGGATGCAAGACATGGTAAGAGGAAGTCTCACAATCAACAAATAGAAAGGCAAATCGAAAAATCGCACAATTATCTTAGAGCAAGTGCAGCCACTACCATTTCAAACCTTTCGTATGCGTGCAGCATGAAGGGAATCAAAGAGGttgatgtgcttcagattgcagccTAACATGTATTCAAATTTTCGAGACCAGACAAGCATTCTAGAAGACTCTGGAACAAGAATTtggcttaattagatattaagtttcctatattactataatatagtttcttttaattagatattatttcatatGTTAGTTTGAGCCAGTAATTTTAAGTTTCTTATTCCAGATAGTTTccttattctattttaggaaGAAATCTATAGGAGATTATATGTCAGTTTCTTATTCTAGAGGCAAGttgatatgatccagctagaggacccttcACAAGGGTATGAGGAAGAATCCCAGGATGACAGGGTCGGGCATGAAGGCGAGCTTTGGGATAAGCATGAGCCAGCTAGAGCAAGTACAAGAGCACGAGTCAAGcgaatccaacaagctatgcAAAGGttgttattgcatgtccatggaggagtagTCGAGCTCTTGGGCGAGCTGCATGTGGAACAAGAAGTCACGATTGTTCATATtttagaaatctatttagaagatgatctCAATTTAAATGGCTGAATTTAGTTGTTTTTCAATAACTTGggcctattttatttttggactcattacacttaggatttattttagccaAGTCCATTAGCCCAATTAGGTTATCAACTAGTATCTCCCTgtaaataggcatgtggcctcCCTAGAGAATATAAATCAGTTttcgttcaattttgtgagAGAGGTTTCCTATGAGTTGTTCTACAACAACTTTGCCGATATTGTAAGcgtgatgacttgtgattcccgacatttataatattggtttctagctcccTGTAGCTAGCAGATCAATATTccaaattataatattggtttctggctctttatagtcagCAGGTCAATATTT of the Punica granatum isolate Tunisia-2019 chromosome 6, ASM765513v2, whole genome shotgun sequence genome contains:
- the LOC116212153 gene encoding LEAF RUST 10 DISEASE-RESISTANCE LOCUS RECEPTOR-LIKE PROTEIN KINASE-like 2.4 — its product is MTRALVDEFMENGSLDRLLFSEEITLIEWPKLHEITIGTVKGTAYLHEECQERIVHYDIKPGNVLLDRNMSPKVVDFVLSKLGNDEGSRYIIENAGTIGAGKEHYILGILSRMQDMRQVDMIQLEDPSQGYEEESQDDRVGHEGELWDKHEPARASTRARVKRIQQAMQRLLLHVHGGVVELLGELHVEQEVTIVHILEIYLEDDLNLNG